One window of the candidate division WOR-3 bacterium genome contains the following:
- a CDS encoding TIGR00725 family protein, which translates to MIKKTVAVIGGSEPDQKSLVIAEEMGRLIARHHAVLVTGGLGGVMNAASKGAKELNGFVIGILPGNDKEDANPYVDIPIVTGLGEARNIIIARTCDCAVAINGKYGTLSEIAYCLMFNKPIIGINTWSIEAPIIKVKSAEEAADVIFNKILI; encoded by the coding sequence ATGATAAAGAAGACAGTAGCGGTAATCGGCGGTTCAGAGCCAGATCAGAAGAGTCTGGTAATCGCCGAGGAGATGGGGCGACTCATCGCCCGGCATCATGCAGTTCTGGTGACCGGTGGGCTCGGCGGTGTGATGAATGCGGCTTCAAAAGGGGCGAAGGAATTGAACGGTTTTGTCATTGGAATACTGCCGGGAAACGATAAAGAGGACGCCAATCCTTATGTGGATATACCGATAGTTACAGGTCTGGGCGAAGCGCGGAATATCATTATCGCCAGAACCTGTGATTGCGCCGTCGCCATTAACGGTAAATACGGAACACTTTCCGAAATCGCCTATTGCTTGATGTTCAATAAGCCGATTATCGGTATTAATACCTGGAGTATCGAAGCTCCGATCATTAAAGTGAAGAGTGCGGAAGAAGCGGCGGATGTTATCTTCAACAAAATTTTAATATGA
- a CDS encoding acylphosphatase, translating into MKALIIIQGLVQGVGYRFFTVEQAKRFNIRGYVKNLPDGSVEVIAEGEEKNINDFIEQLKIGPASAQVTDVEVKWEDVEFGFSDFDIRY; encoded by the coding sequence ATGAAGGCATTAATAATCATACAGGGTTTGGTTCAGGGTGTTGGTTACAGATTTTTTACTGTGGAACAGGCGAAGAGGTTCAACATCAGAGGTTATGTCAAGAATCTTCCTGATGGAAGTGTAGAGGTCATCGCAGAAGGCGAAGAGAAGAATATAAATGATTTTATCGAGCAGTTGAAAATCGGACCTGCTTCGGCGCAGGTGACTGACGTCGAAGTGAAATGGGAAGATGTGGAATTCGGTTTTTCTGATTTTGACATTCGTTATTGA
- a CDS encoding adenine phosphoribosyltransferase translates to MELKSYIRDIPDFPKQGIIFKDITTLLKEPEPFRYAVDVLVKNYEKVHIDKVVSVEARGYIFGGVLAYQLKCGFVPVRKPGKLPAETVSMDYTLEYGKNTIEIHKDAIQKGDKVLVFDDLLATGGTVQATCRLVEELGGEIVGCAFLITLSFLRGTDKLNKYSIFSLIDYQ, encoded by the coding sequence ATGGAATTAAAGTCATATATTCGCGATATACCTGATTTTCCAAAACAGGGCATTATATTCAAAGATATCACCACTCTTTTGAAAGAACCTGAACCTTTCAGGTATGCAGTTGACGTCCTCGTGAAGAATTACGAAAAGGTTCATATCGATAAGGTCGTATCTGTTGAGGCACGTGGTTATATATTCGGCGGAGTGCTCGCATATCAATTAAAGTGCGGTTTTGTACCGGTCCGTAAGCCGGGTAAGTTGCCCGCTGAAACCGTCTCAATGGATTATACCCTTGAATACGGAAAGAATACCATTGAGATACATAAAGATGCGATTCAAAAAGGAGATAAAGTTCTGGTCTTCGACGACCTCCTTGCCACCGGTGGTACAGTCCAGGCGACCTGCCGGCTTGTTGAGGAACTCGGGGGCGAGATCGTCGGCTGCGCTTTTTTAATCACTCTTTCATTCCTTCGTGGAACGGATAAACTGAATAAGTACAGTATCTTTTCCTTAATCGATTATCAATGA
- a CDS encoding protein-L-isoaspartate(D-aspartate) O-methyltransferase, which produces MLEVNEWRIERERMVKEQIITRGIKDSRVIEAMMKVPRHLFVDKTYYHQAYKDYPLPIGYDQTISQPYMVAAMTELLELKGDEKVLEVGTGSGYQTAVLGLLCSKVYSIERISELTRRARAVLKYLQFKNINLMVGDGSIGWVDYAPYDAIIVTAGSPEIPDALIKQLANNGRLVIPVGDEFGQILNLVKKHKGRIYRKEFFGCTFVPLIGKEGWNR; this is translated from the coding sequence ATGCTTGAGGTTAATGAGTGGCGGATCGAACGGGAGAGAATGGTGAAGGAGCAGATCATTACACGCGGCATCAAGGATTCACGGGTGATTGAGGCGATGATGAAGGTCCCGCGGCATCTGTTCGTCGACAAGACCTATTACCACCAGGCATATAAAGATTACCCACTTCCGATTGGATATGACCAGACGATTTCACAACCGTATATGGTTGCTGCAATGACTGAACTTCTTGAACTCAAAGGAGATGAAAAGGTACTTGAGGTCGGTACCGGGTCCGGTTATCAGACTGCTGTTCTGGGGCTGCTGTGTTCAAAGGTCTATTCGATCGAGAGGATCTCGGAGTTGACGCGTCGGGCACGGGCGGTTCTGAAATATTTACAATTTAAGAACATAAATTTGATGGTCGGAGACGGTAGTATCGGATGGGTCGATTATGCACCTTATGACGCCATTATCGTTACAGCCGGTTCGCCTGAGATACCTGACGCACTCATTAAACAGCTTGCAAATAACGGTAGATTGGTTATCCCGGTCGGTGATGAATTCGGGCAGATTCTGAATCTCGTTAAAAAACATAAAGGGAGGATCTACCGTAAGGAATTTTTTGGCTGTACCTTTGTTCCTTTAATAGGAAAAGAAGGATGGAACAGATGA
- a CDS encoding DUF763 domain-containing protein, translating to MKTGIAQLPLHHGRAPRWLFEKMVKLSRVIIEVIVFEYGPKEFLRKISDPFWFQAFGSVLGFDWHSSGVTTTVCGALKEGMKDASYSLGLFFCGGKGGTARKTPLHIQTVSERLAINPERLIYASKISAKVDNTCIQDGYSLYHHMFIFTKDGDWAVVQQGMNPDTRQARRYHWLSSTLNSYVCEPHTAVCCDEIHTTLNMVAQESESSRKVTTLIAKEHPDKIIKETKKILKMPQRHPVIKLDINPRYFYKVLLRTYERAPNDFENLLSIPGVGPKTIRALALIGELLYGKSPSFNDPARYSFAHGGKDGFPYPVDKKTYNNSILFLEDAIKKTKLGDREKLKLLRRLTYL from the coding sequence ATGAAGACAGGAATCGCCCAATTACCACTGCACCACGGAAGAGCACCACGCTGGCTCTTTGAAAAGATGGTTAAACTCTCACGGGTGATTATCGAGGTTATTGTATTTGAATACGGACCAAAGGAATTTTTACGTAAAATTTCAGACCCTTTCTGGTTTCAGGCATTCGGCTCGGTGCTTGGTTTTGACTGGCATTCTTCAGGCGTGACGACCACGGTATGTGGTGCCTTGAAAGAAGGTATGAAAGACGCCTCTTACAGTCTGGGACTATTCTTTTGCGGTGGTAAAGGAGGCACCGCCCGTAAAACTCCGCTGCATATCCAGACCGTATCAGAACGATTAGCCATAAATCCCGAAAGACTGATATATGCATCGAAGATTTCCGCCAAGGTGGACAACACCTGTATTCAGGACGGTTATAGTCTGTACCATCATATGTTCATTTTTACGAAGGACGGCGACTGGGCAGTGGTTCAACAGGGGATGAATCCGGATACCCGTCAGGCACGCCGATACCACTGGCTTTCCTCAACCCTGAATTCGTATGTGTGTGAACCCCATACCGCGGTATGCTGTGATGAGATACATACAACGTTGAATATGGTGGCGCAGGAGAGTGAATCTTCCCGTAAGGTAACCACCCTTATTGCAAAAGAACACCCTGATAAAATAATTAAAGAAACAAAGAAAATTTTAAAGATGCCCCAACGCCATCCGGTGATCAAACTGGATATAAATCCCAGGTATTTTTATAAAGTGCTTTTAAGAACCTATGAACGGGCGCCGAATGATTTTGAAAACCTGCTCAGTATTCCAGGGGTCGGCCCCAAAACGATTCGGGCGCTGGCATTGATCGGTGAACTGCTTTACGGAAAGTCACCGTCATTTAACGACCCTGCGCGGTATTCATTCGCCCACGGCGGTAAAGACGGGTTCCCCTACCCCGTAGATAAGAAAACCTACAACAACTCCATTCTGTTTCTGGAGGATGCGATAAAGAAGACAAAACTCGGTGACCGGGAAAAATTGAAGCTCTTGAGGCGGTTAACCTATCTTTAG